From Bradyrhizobium sp. NDS-1, the proteins below share one genomic window:
- a CDS encoding MFS transporter, translating to MSAQGTPEEAAGKSATVSNATPKGAWTITFLLFLFMLVNFADKIVVGLAGVPIMTEMKLTPEQFGLLGSSFFFLFSIAAIVVGFIVNKVPTRWVLLALAVIWALAQFPMVGTVSFTTLLICRIVLGAGEGPAFSVAAHAIYKWFPDEKRTLPTAILSQGSAFGVILAVPALNWIIVNHSWHYAFGALGVVGLIWVAAWLALGKEGPLEDTPALAATEQKIPYLQLLTSRTFIGCVAATFGAYWALSLGLTWFTPFIVKGLGFSQSQAGFVSILPWVFGATIVILTGWISQVMMVRGYNTRAARGILGSVPLVIGGLILAMMPHANGAGLQIALLVVGSGLCGAIYVVCPPMLGEFTPSSQRGAILAIYGALYTLAGIIAPAVMGAMIQRAGSTIDGYMTGFTINAAIMVGSGLLGLLLLWPNTEKARLTRGAAAQTAALKGAVSPT from the coding sequence ATGAGCGCTCAGGGAACGCCAGAAGAAGCGGCGGGCAAATCGGCGACGGTGTCAAACGCGACGCCAAAGGGCGCCTGGACCATCACCTTTCTCCTCTTCCTCTTCATGCTCGTGAACTTCGCCGACAAGATCGTGGTGGGTCTTGCCGGTGTGCCGATCATGACCGAGATGAAGCTCACCCCGGAGCAGTTCGGCCTGCTTGGTTCCTCGTTCTTTTTCCTGTTCTCGATCGCCGCCATCGTGGTCGGCTTCATCGTCAACAAGGTGCCGACGCGCTGGGTGCTGCTGGCGCTCGCGGTGATCTGGGCGCTGGCACAGTTTCCGATGGTCGGTACCGTCTCCTTCACGACACTCCTGATCTGCCGCATCGTGCTGGGCGCCGGCGAAGGCCCGGCGTTCTCCGTTGCCGCGCACGCCATCTACAAATGGTTCCCCGACGAGAAGCGCACGCTGCCGACCGCGATCCTGTCGCAGGGCTCGGCTTTCGGCGTCATCCTCGCGGTGCCGGCGTTGAATTGGATCATCGTCAACCATTCCTGGCACTATGCCTTCGGTGCGCTCGGCGTCGTCGGTCTGATCTGGGTCGCGGCCTGGCTCGCGCTCGGCAAGGAAGGTCCGCTGGAAGACACGCCGGCCCTCGCGGCGACCGAGCAGAAGATCCCTTACTTGCAGCTTCTCACGTCTCGCACCTTCATCGGCTGCGTCGCGGCGACCTTCGGTGCTTATTGGGCGCTGTCGCTCGGCCTGACCTGGTTCACGCCCTTCATCGTCAAGGGGCTCGGATTCTCGCAGAGCCAGGCCGGCTTCGTCTCGATCCTGCCCTGGGTGTTCGGCGCCACCATCGTCATTCTCACGGGATGGATCTCGCAGGTGATGATGGTGCGCGGCTACAACACCCGCGCGGCTCGCGGCATTCTCGGCTCGGTGCCGCTGGTGATCGGTGGGTTGATCCTGGCGATGATGCCGCATGCTAACGGTGCGGGCCTCCAGATCGCGCTGCTCGTGGTCGGCTCGGGCTTGTGCGGGGCGATCTACGTCGTCTGCCCGCCCATGCTCGGCGAGTTCACGCCGAGCTCGCAGCGCGGCGCCATCCTCGCAATCTATGGTGCGCTCTACACGCTGGCCGGCATCATCGCGCCGGCCGTGATGGGGGCGATGATCCAGCGTGCCGGCAGCACGATCGACGGCTACATGACCGGCTTCACCATCAATGCCGCGATCATGGTCGGCTCCGGCCTGCTCGGCTTGCTGCTGCTGTGGCCGAACACGGAAAAGGCCAGGCTGACACGCGGTGCGGCGGCGCAGACGGCTGCGCTGAAGGGCGCGGTGTCGCCGACGTGA
- a CDS encoding ABC transporter ATP-binding protein yields MLSIRNLSKSFSSAGEPVHVLRGVDLDLSEGERIALTGESGSGKSTLLHLIAGLDAADSGTIRLADIEITELSDAGRASLRRDRIGLVFQQFNLIPSLSVADNLAFQARIAGRHDAAWSKELTERLGLGSLLKRYPEQLSGGQQQRVAIGRALATKPSLLLADEPTGNLDEATAENVLALTRDLVARTGCGFLMVTHSLHLAATLDRHVTLHAGRIA; encoded by the coding sequence GTGCTGAGCATCCGAAACCTGTCCAAGTCCTTCTCCTCGGCCGGCGAACCGGTCCATGTGCTACGCGGCGTCGATCTCGACCTCAGCGAGGGCGAACGCATCGCGCTGACCGGCGAATCCGGCAGCGGCAAGAGCACGCTGCTGCATCTGATCGCAGGGCTCGATGCCGCCGATAGCGGCACGATCCGGCTGGCGGATATCGAGATCACAGAGCTGTCCGATGCGGGGCGCGCCAGCTTGCGGCGTGACCGGATCGGCCTGGTTTTTCAACAATTCAACCTGATCCCGAGCCTGTCGGTCGCGGACAATCTGGCTTTTCAAGCGCGGATCGCCGGCCGACATGATGCAGCCTGGTCCAAGGAACTGACCGAGCGGCTCGGGCTCGGCAGCCTGCTCAAACGCTATCCAGAGCAATTATCAGGCGGGCAACAACAGCGCGTCGCGATCGGCCGCGCCCTGGCGACGAAGCCGTCGCTGCTGCTGGCCGACGAGCCCACCGGCAATCTGGACGAAGCGACAGCCGAGAACGTGCTGGCGCTGACGCGCGATCTCGTCGCGCGCACCGGCTGCGGTTTCCTGATGGTGACGCATAGCCTGCATCTGGCAGCGACGCTCGACCGCCATGTGACCCTGCATGCGGGGCGGATCGCATGA
- a CDS encoding ABC transporter permease, with amino-acid sequence MRRALWVLAVLLSHWRRHKMQFATLLVGLIAATALWSGVQAINQQARTAYDRAAATFGGARTAMLVAPASATFPQELYVKLRRAGWPVSPALEGRVQINGRSLRLLGIEPVTLPIEIGNAPRLGAADLSSFVAPPGQTLVARETLNDIQQTEGAVPPTSDGATLPPLRVLPQLVPDVLVVDIGVAQRLLNKPDQVSRLLLGKPKSKPAPLTSVVGDQLQLIEPTAETELERLTDSFHLNLTAFGLLSFFVGLFIVNSAVGLAFEQRLPVLRTLRACGASARLVNTVLVVELVALALVAGLIGLSCGYFIAAALLPDVAASLRGLYGAQIPGQLSLRPEWWLAGIGISVAGALVAAATSLIKAIRMPVLATAQPHAWQQRQRRWLMLQSLGACAVFAVALLLLRYGESLIAGFGLLAALMLGAALILPALLEILLLAGQRSARKPLALWFWADSRQQLSGLSLALMALLLALAVNVGVSTMVETFSRTFIGWLNGRLAADVYISASDNTQALAIRNWLRERSDVQAILSGGRAEAQVEGQPVELLGLPDHTLYRERWPLLDASPRAWTRLVPGNAAFISEQLSRRLNVGIGDVVEVPAPGGSWELDIVGVYADYGNPKGQLAVNVAALMRQFPKTPQTRMGLIVARENISGLIAALQEQFALGDRSVADQATVKAESIRIFNRTFAVTSALNAFTLGVAGIALFTSLLTLANSRLPQLAPLWAIGITRPRLAAIELTKTLSVALFTALLAVPLGLLVAWCLIAIVNVKAFGWRLPFHVFPLQLVELVAVALFASLLAALLPVARLARMQPASLVKVFANER; translated from the coding sequence ATGAGGCGCGCGCTGTGGGTCCTTGCCGTGCTGCTCAGCCATTGGCGGCGTCACAAGATGCAGTTCGCGACGCTGCTGGTCGGGCTGATCGCGGCAACCGCGCTGTGGAGCGGCGTGCAGGCCATCAACCAGCAGGCCCGCACCGCCTATGACCGCGCCGCGGCGACGTTCGGCGGCGCCCGCACGGCAATGCTGGTAGCGCCTGCCAGCGCGACCTTTCCCCAGGAATTGTACGTAAAACTCCGCCGCGCCGGCTGGCCGGTGTCGCCGGCGCTGGAGGGCCGGGTCCAGATCAACGGACGTTCGCTGCGCCTGCTCGGGATCGAGCCGGTGACGCTGCCGATCGAAATCGGCAACGCACCGCGACTTGGTGCTGCGGATTTGAGCAGTTTTGTTGCACCACCGGGTCAGACATTGGTGGCGCGGGAAACGCTGAACGATATCCAGCAAACGGAAGGCGCAGTGCCTCCGACCAGCGACGGCGCAACATTGCCGCCGCTGCGCGTGCTGCCGCAGCTCGTGCCCGACGTGCTCGTGGTCGATATCGGCGTGGCACAGCGCCTGCTGAACAAGCCGGATCAGGTATCGCGGCTTCTGCTCGGCAAGCCGAAGAGCAAGCCTGCGCCGCTGACAAGCGTCGTCGGCGATCAGCTGCAGCTGATCGAGCCGACCGCGGAGACCGAGCTGGAGCGCCTCACCGACAGCTTCCATCTCAACCTCACGGCGTTCGGACTGTTGTCGTTCTTCGTCGGTCTCTTCATCGTCAATTCGGCCGTCGGCCTCGCCTTCGAGCAGCGGCTGCCGGTGCTGCGGACGCTGCGCGCCTGCGGCGCCTCGGCACGGCTCGTCAATACGGTGCTGGTGGTCGAACTCGTGGCGCTGGCCCTCGTCGCCGGGCTGATCGGGCTCTCTTGCGGCTATTTCATCGCCGCTGCGCTCCTGCCCGACGTCGCAGCGTCACTGCGCGGGCTTTATGGCGCACAGATTCCAGGGCAGCTCTCCTTGCGGCCCGAATGGTGGCTCGCCGGCATCGGCATCAGCGTCGCGGGCGCGCTCGTTGCGGCGGCGACCAGCCTGATCAAGGCGATCAGGATGCCGGTGCTGGCAACGGCGCAGCCGCACGCCTGGCAGCAGCGGCAGCGCCGCTGGCTCATGCTGCAGAGCCTGGGCGCCTGCGCCGTGTTCGCGGTCGCACTTCTGTTGCTTCGCTACGGCGAATCGCTGATCGCAGGCTTTGGACTGCTGGCGGCGCTGATGCTCGGTGCGGCCCTGATCCTGCCGGCGTTGCTCGAGATCCTCCTGCTCGCGGGCCAACGTAGCGCGCGAAAACCACTTGCGCTGTGGTTCTGGGCGGACAGCCGGCAGCAGCTCTCCGGACTTTCACTGGCGCTGATGGCGCTGCTGCTCGCCCTCGCCGTCAATGTCGGCGTGTCCACCATGGTGGAGACGTTCAGCCGCACCTTCATCGGCTGGCTGAACGGACGGCTCGCAGCCGACGTCTACATCAGCGCCTCCGACAATACGCAAGCCCTCGCCATTCGAAACTGGCTGCGCGAGCGCAGCGACGTACAGGCGATCCTGTCGGGTGGCCGCGCCGAGGCGCAGGTTGAAGGGCAGCCCGTGGAGCTGCTCGGCCTGCCCGACCACACGCTCTATCGGGAGCGCTGGCCGCTGCTGGACGCCTCCCCGCGCGCCTGGACGCGGCTCGTGCCCGGCAATGCCGCCTTCATCAGCGAGCAATTGAGCCGCCGCCTCAACGTCGGGATCGGCGACGTCGTCGAGGTGCCGGCGCCAGGCGGGAGCTGGGAGCTCGACATCGTCGGCGTCTATGCGGATTACGGCAATCCCAAGGGGCAGCTCGCCGTAAACGTCGCAGCGCTGATGCGGCAGTTTCCAAAGACGCCGCAGACGCGGATGGGTCTGATCGTCGCCAGGGAGAACATCTCCGGCCTGATCGCGGCCCTGCAAGAACAGTTTGCGCTCGGCGACCGCAGCGTGGCGGATCAGGCGACGGTGAAAGCCGAATCGATCCGCATCTTCAACCGCACCTTTGCGGTGACGTCGGCGCTGAATGCGTTCACGCTCGGCGTCGCCGGAATCGCGCTGTTCACCAGCCTGTTGACGCTGGCGAACTCCCGTCTGCCGCAACTCGCACCGCTGTGGGCGATCGGCATCACGCGACCGCGCCTTGCCGCGATCGAATTGACCAAGACGCTGTCGGTGGCGCTGTTCACGGCGCTGCTGGCCGTGCCGCTCGGGCTGCTGGTGGCGTGGTGCCTGATTGCGATCGTGAACGTGAAGGCATTCGGCTGGCGGCTGCCGTTTCATGTATTCCCGCTGCAACTGGTGGAGCTGGTCGCGGTGGCGCTGTTTGCGTCGCTGCTTGCGGCTCTCCTGCCGGTGGCACGGCTGGCGCGGATGCAGCCGGCAAGTCTCGTCAAGGTGTTCGCCAATGAGCGCTGA
- a CDS encoding lipocalin-like domain-containing protein codes for MSADLLSRRAFAGGIAALTLARRAGAQGYAGLGETADGFARVTPGKLFAFPTDHGPHPEFRIEWWYLTANLVDGSGAACGLQWTLFRQAAQPGPQGEGWANQQVWMAHAAVTRADTHRFNEAFSRGGIGQAGVTATPFAAWIDDWEMKGLERADDRTLAPLTLKAASTDFSYALTLEADRAVVLQGDGGYSRKSERGQASYYYSQPFYRARGTLTIDDKPIDVSGQAWMDREWSSQPLDADQTGWDWLSLHLSSGDKLMLYRLRQRDGRDYPFGNWISAAGETRMIAGGDIQMIPKATTEVAGRKLPVEWQIAIPSRSLSVLCKPLNPRAWMGTGFSYWEGPIGFAGTHDGVGYLELTGY; via the coding sequence ATGAGCGCTGATCTACTATCGCGCCGCGCCTTCGCCGGCGGCATCGCTGCACTGACGCTCGCACGCCGCGCCGGTGCGCAAGGCTATGCCGGACTCGGTGAGACGGCGGATGGCTTTGCGAGGGTCACGCCGGGAAAGCTGTTCGCCTTTCCGACCGATCACGGACCGCATCCGGAGTTTCGTATCGAGTGGTGGTATCTCACGGCAAATCTCGTCGATGGCAGCGGTGCGGCCTGCGGGCTGCAATGGACGCTGTTCCGCCAGGCGGCGCAGCCGGGCCCCCAGGGCGAGGGCTGGGCCAATCAGCAGGTGTGGATGGCTCATGCCGCCGTGACGCGCGCCGACACCCACCGCTTCAACGAGGCCTTTTCACGCGGTGGCATCGGGCAGGCCGGCGTCACCGCAACGCCGTTTGCGGCCTGGATCGACGATTGGGAGATGAAGGGTCTCGAGCGCGCCGACGATCGCACTTTGGCGCCGCTGACGCTGAAGGCAGCCAGCACCGATTTCAGCTACGCACTGACGCTGGAGGCCGATCGCGCCGTGGTGCTGCAAGGAGATGGCGGCTACAGCCGCAAGTCGGAGCGTGGGCAAGCGTCTTATTATTATAGCCAGCCGTTCTACCGCGCCCGCGGCACGCTCACCATCGACGACAAGCCGATCGATGTTTCAGGGCAGGCCTGGATGGACCGCGAATGGAGCAGCCAGCCGCTCGACGCTGACCAGACCGGTTGGGACTGGCTGTCACTGCATCTGTCGTCCGGCGACAAGCTGATGCTGTACCGGTTGCGGCAAAGGGACGGCAGGGATTATCCGTTCGGCAATTGGATCAGCGCTGCCGGCGAGACGCGGATGATTGCGGGTGGCGACATCCAGATGATCCCGAAAGCGACGACGGAGGTTGCGGGACGCAAGCTGCCGGTGGAATGGCAGATCGCGATCCCGTCGCGCTCGTTATCGGTTCTTTGCAAGCCACTCAATCCGAGAGCCTGGATGGGAACGGGCTTCTCCTATTGGGAGGGACCGATCGGCTTTGCCGGGACGCATGATGGCGTTGGCTATCTCGAGCTGACCGGGTATTGA
- a CDS encoding MAPEG family protein — MYHLTALVTLLAIAFYFFTSINVSRLRTKTGVKVPATSGHPDFERAFRIQMNMLEWMPIVLPALWLFAIYISDAVAAGLGAVWIIGRIVYFIGYSKAAAKRGLGFMIQGIAAIALWVGALGAVVLRLV; from the coding sequence ATGTATCACCTTACCGCCCTCGTCACGCTGCTGGCGATCGCATTTTATTTCTTCACCAGCATCAACGTCTCGCGCTTGCGCACCAAGACCGGCGTCAAGGTGCCCGCGACGTCCGGCCATCCGGATTTCGAACGCGCCTTCCGCATCCAGATGAACATGCTGGAATGGATGCCGATCGTCCTGCCGGCGCTGTGGCTGTTCGCGATCTATATCAGCGACGCGGTCGCCGCCGGGCTCGGCGCGGTCTGGATCATCGGCCGCATCGTCTATTTCATCGGCTATTCCAAAGCCGCAGCGAAGCGCGGCCTGGGTTTCATGATCCAGGGTATCGCCGCCATAGCGCTGTGGGTGGGGGCGCTGGGTGCGGTGGTGTTGCGGCTGGTGTGA
- a CDS encoding ABC transporter substrate-binding protein, whose product MKSVLLAAVATSALVLAVPASAQGVKIGILNDQSGVYADYGGKWSVEAAKMAIEDFGGEVLGQKIELVTADHQNKPDLAASIARRWYDVENVDMITELTTSSVALAIHELSKEKKKIDIVVGAATSRLTGDACQPYGFHWAYDTRALGVGTGGALTKAGGDTWFFLTADYAFGYALEKDTSEIVTANGGKVAGSVRVPLNSSDFSSFLLQAQSSKAKIVGLANAGLDTTNSIKQASEFGIVAGGQKLAGLLMTLAEVHGLGLQAAQGLVLTEGYYWDVNDKSRNLGERFLKRTGRMPNMIQAGTYSATLSYLKAVKAAGTKDPDAVAKKLKELPVDDDFAQGGKVLENGRMVHDMYLFEVKKPSESKKPWDYYKLLATVPGDKAFFTAKESGCPLTK is encoded by the coding sequence ATGAAATCAGTACTTTTGGCCGCCGTCGCAACCTCTGCCCTGGTGCTGGCGGTTCCCGCCTCCGCCCAAGGCGTCAAGATCGGTATCCTCAACGACCAGTCCGGCGTCTACGCCGATTACGGCGGCAAATGGTCGGTCGAGGCCGCCAAGATGGCGATCGAGGATTTCGGTGGCGAGGTGCTCGGCCAGAAGATCGAGCTCGTCACCGCCGACCACCAGAACAAGCCGGATCTCGCCGCCTCGATCGCGCGGCGCTGGTACGACGTCGAGAACGTCGACATGATCACGGAGCTGACGACCTCCTCGGTCGCGCTCGCGATCCACGAGCTGTCCAAGGAAAAGAAGAAGATCGACATCGTCGTCGGCGCCGCGACCTCGCGGCTGACAGGCGATGCCTGCCAGCCCTACGGCTTCCACTGGGCCTACGACACCCGCGCGCTCGGCGTCGGCACCGGCGGTGCGCTGACCAAGGCTGGCGGCGACACCTGGTTCTTCCTCACCGCGGACTACGCCTTCGGCTATGCGCTGGAAAAGGACACCAGCGAGATCGTCACCGCCAACGGCGGCAAGGTGGCCGGCTCGGTGCGCGTGCCGCTCAACTCCTCGGACTTCTCCTCCTTCCTGCTGCAGGCGCAGAGCTCCAAGGCGAAGATCGTCGGCCTCGCCAATGCCGGCCTCGACACCACCAACTCGATCAAGCAGGCGTCCGAGTTCGGCATCGTCGCCGGTGGCCAGAAGCTCGCGGGCCTGCTGATGACCCTGGCCGAAGTGCACGGCCTCGGCCTGCAGGCCGCGCAAGGCCTGGTGCTGACCGAGGGCTATTACTGGGACGTCAACGACAAGTCGCGCAATCTCGGCGAACGCTTCCTCAAGCGCACCGGCCGGATGCCGAACATGATCCAGGCCGGTACCTACTCGGCGACGCTGAGCTATCTCAAGGCGGTCAAGGCCGCCGGCACCAAGGATCCGGATGCCGTCGCCAAGAAGCTGAAGGAGCTGCCGGTCGACGACGACTTCGCGCAAGGCGGCAAGGTGCTCGAGAACGGCCGCATGGTCCACGACATGTATCTGTTCGAGGTCAAGAAGCCTTCGGAGTCGAAGAAGCCCTGGGACTATTACAAGCTGCTCGCCACCGTCCCCGGCGACAAGGCCTTCTTCACCGCCAAGGAGAGCGGCTGCCCGCTGACGAAGTAG
- a CDS encoding efflux RND transporter permease subunit, which translates to MNLGRLSINQPILAMVLSIVLLIVGALAYTTLPVSEYPQVVPPTVVVTTQYPGASAQTVSDTVAAPIEQEINGVEDMLYLYSQATSNGQLTITVTFKLGTDLDKAQVLVQNRVAIAQPRLPEEVQRNGVTTRKNSPDILMVVFMLSPDDTFDQLYISNYALLQVRDQLLRLDGVGDIQIFGARDYSMRLWLDPDRIANLGLTSAEVLAAIRAQNVQIAGGQIAEPPIADRAFQPNLTFTGRLKDQKQFEDILIKAGSDGRVVRLRDVARIELGALAYSTNSFLLRKSAVAMLVTQRPGSNALATAKNITDTMTRLKESFPKGLDYNIGYNPTEFIAQSVHELIKTIYEAMLLVVVVVLVFLQGWRPAIIPIIAIPVSLVGTFAVMAALGFSINNLTLFGLVLAVGIVVDDAIVVVENVERHLERGMSRRDAALKTMEEVGSALVSIALVLCAVFVPTAFLGGISGQFFQQFAVTIAVATAISCFCSLTLSPALASQILTPHEEKRPPASWNVIARGWNAFTGVFNRVFDRLAHGYAGLADFVIRHSVVMLLIYVVLIGSAGWLIVTTPQGFIPAQDRGYVIVSVQLPGAASLARTTEVVREIERIALDTPGIVRVAAFAGFSGATRTQAGNAAALFPVFDEPEARIKKGLSANAITVELRKRLSAIQGAFIIVIPPPAVPGIGTGGGFTIRIQDRQGRGPEMLAAATDELVAAARKSPSLLGPSVFSPFSANTPQLFVDIDRTKAQKLGVPISNINDTIQSYFGSTYVNDFNLFGRTYHVTAQADFPFRKEPSDLARLRTRNASGDMVMLGSVVEFKDVSGPDRVARYNLYAASELQGEPAPGTSSTTALDTIKKLADDTLPSGFTFEWTDLSYQQVTGGNAGLYVFPICVLFVYLVLAAQYGSWTLPFAVILIVPMCLLAATIGVRIMGQDVNILTQIGFVVLVGLAAKNAILIVEFARDIENEGRSRLEAVIEACRLRLRPILMTSFAFILGVLPLVISSGSGSEMRQAVGVAVFFGMIGVTLFGLLFTPIFYVVVRNLAEGRNEGKKPELAAS; encoded by the coding sequence ATGAATCTTGGTCGTCTTTCCATCAACCAGCCCATCCTCGCGATGGTGCTGTCGATCGTGCTCTTGATCGTCGGCGCCCTGGCCTACACCACGCTGCCGGTCTCCGAATATCCGCAAGTGGTTCCGCCGACCGTGGTCGTCACCACGCAATATCCCGGCGCGTCCGCGCAGACCGTGTCCGACACGGTGGCCGCACCGATTGAACAGGAGATCAACGGCGTCGAGGACATGCTGTATCTGTACAGCCAGGCGACCTCGAACGGCCAGCTCACCATCACCGTCACCTTCAAACTCGGCACCGACCTCGACAAGGCCCAGGTGCTGGTGCAGAACCGCGTCGCGATCGCGCAGCCGCGCCTGCCGGAGGAAGTCCAGCGCAACGGCGTCACCACGCGAAAGAACTCGCCCGACATCCTGATGGTCGTGTTCATGCTGTCGCCGGACGATACGTTCGACCAGCTCTATATCTCGAACTACGCCTTGCTCCAGGTCCGCGACCAGCTGCTGCGCCTCGACGGCGTCGGCGACATCCAGATCTTTGGCGCACGCGATTATTCGATGCGGCTATGGCTCGATCCTGACCGCATCGCCAATCTGGGCCTGACGTCGGCCGAGGTGCTGGCGGCGATCCGCGCCCAGAACGTGCAGATCGCCGGTGGCCAGATCGCCGAGCCGCCGATCGCCGACCGCGCCTTCCAGCCGAACCTCACCTTCACGGGCCGCCTGAAGGACCAGAAGCAGTTCGAGGACATCCTAATCAAGGCCGGCTCCGACGGCCGGGTCGTTCGTCTGCGCGACGTCGCGCGTATCGAGCTCGGTGCGCTCGCGTACTCCACAAACAGCTTCCTGCTGCGCAAATCGGCGGTTGCCATGCTGGTGACGCAGCGGCCGGGATCGAACGCCCTGGCCACGGCAAAGAACATCACCGACACCATGACGAGGCTGAAGGAGAGCTTCCCGAAAGGCCTCGACTACAATATCGGCTACAACCCGACCGAGTTCATCGCACAGTCCGTCCACGAGCTGATCAAGACCATCTACGAGGCCATGCTGCTCGTGGTCGTCGTGGTGCTGGTGTTCCTGCAGGGATGGCGACCTGCGATCATTCCGATCATCGCGATCCCGGTGTCGCTGGTCGGCACCTTCGCGGTGATGGCGGCGCTGGGCTTCTCCATCAACAATCTCACTCTGTTCGGCCTCGTCCTTGCCGTCGGCATCGTGGTCGACGACGCCATCGTCGTGGTCGAGAACGTCGAGCGGCATCTCGAGCGCGGCATGAGCCGGCGCGACGCCGCGCTCAAGACCATGGAGGAGGTCGGCAGCGCGCTGGTCTCGATCGCGCTGGTGCTGTGCGCGGTGTTCGTTCCCACCGCCTTCCTGGGCGGCATTTCCGGGCAGTTCTTCCAGCAATTCGCTGTCACCATCGCGGTTGCGACTGCGATCTCCTGCTTCTGCTCGCTGACATTGTCGCCGGCTCTGGCTTCGCAGATCCTCACCCCGCACGAGGAGAAGCGGCCGCCGGCAAGCTGGAATGTCATCGCGCGCGGTTGGAATGCCTTCACCGGGGTCTTCAACCGCGTGTTCGACCGGCTGGCGCACGGCTATGCGGGTCTTGCCGATTTCGTGATCCGGCATTCGGTGGTCATGCTCCTGATCTATGTCGTGCTGATCGGCAGCGCCGGTTGGCTGATCGTGACCACGCCACAAGGCTTCATCCCGGCGCAGGATCGCGGCTACGTCATCGTCTCCGTGCAATTGCCGGGTGCGGCCTCGCTGGCGCGCACCACCGAGGTCGTGCGCGAGATCGAGCGGATCGCGCTGGATACGCCGGGCATCGTGCGCGTCGCCGCCTTCGCCGGCTTCTCCGGCGCGACGCGCACGCAGGCCGGTAACGCGGCGGCGCTTTTCCCGGTGTTCGACGAGCCGGAGGCGCGAATCAAGAAGGGATTGTCCGCGAACGCCATCACGGTCGAGCTGCGCAAGCGCCTGTCTGCGATCCAGGGCGCCTTCATCATCGTGATTCCGCCGCCGGCCGTGCCCGGCATCGGCACCGGCGGCGGCTTCACCATCCGCATCCAGGACCGCCAGGGCCGCGGGCCCGAAATGCTCGCTGCGGCCACCGACGAGCTTGTCGCCGCGGCGCGCAAATCGCCCTCGCTGCTCGGCCCCTCGGTGTTCTCGCCGTTCAGCGCCAACACGCCGCAGCTCTTCGTCGACATCGACCGCACCAAGGCGCAGAAGCTCGGCGTGCCCATCTCGAACATCAACGACACGATCCAGAGCTATTTCGGGTCGACCTATGTCAACGACTTCAACTTGTTCGGCCGCACCTATCACGTCACCGCTCAGGCCGACTTCCCATTCCGGAAAGAACCCAGCGATCTCGCGCGCCTGCGCACGCGCAACGCCTCCGGCGACATGGTGATGCTCGGCAGCGTGGTCGAGTTCAAGGATGTCTCCGGTCCCGACCGCGTGGCGCGCTACAATCTCTATGCGGCGTCCGAGTTGCAGGGTGAGCCGGCACCGGGGACCAGCTCGACCACCGCGCTCGACACCATCAAGAAGCTGGCGGATGACACCTTGCCGAGCGGCTTCACCTTCGAATGGACGGACCTGTCCTATCAACAGGTCACCGGCGGCAATGCCGGCCTCTACGTGTTCCCGATCTGCGTGCTGTTCGTCTATCTCGTGCTCGCCGCGCAATATGGCAGCTGGACCCTGCCGTTCGCGGTGATCCTGATCGTGCCGATGTGCCTGCTCGCCGCCACCATCGGCGTGCGCATCATGGGCCAGGACGTCAACATCCTCACCCAGATCGGCTTCGTCGTGCTGGTAGGGCTAGCCGCGAAGAACGCGATCCTGATCGTCGAATTCGCGCGAGACATCGAGAACGAAGGCAGGTCGCGGCTGGAGGCCGTGATCGAGGCCTGCCGCCTACGCCTGCGGCCGATCCTGATGACGTCCTTCGCCTTCATCCTCGGCGTGCTGCCCTTGGTGATCTCGAGCGGCTCCGGCTCGGAGATGCGACAGGCGGTCGGCGTCGCCGTCTTTTTCGGCATGATCGGCGTTACCCTGTTCGGCCTGTTGTTCACGCCGATCTTCTACGTGGTCGTGCGGAACCTGGCGGAGGGACGGAACGAGGGGAAGAAGCCGGAACTGGCGGCGTCTTAG